TCCTGCTCGTCCGCGATCTTCGCGAGGTAGTCGCCGACCTTCACCGAGTAGGTCTTAGTCGCCGCCTTCTTGGTGGTGGTCTTCTCCGCCTGCGCGGCCTTCTCGGCCTGCTCCAACCGAGCGCCCGCCTCGGCCGCGGCCTTCTCGGGGGTGATCGTGGCCGTCTTCTCGGAGACACCGGAAACGGCGGCCGCCGGGGTCGCGGCGTGGGCGCCGGCGGCACCGATCAGCGGCAGCGCGAGCGCCGCGCCACCGGTCCCGGCGGCGGCGATCGAGCGAGTGAAGCGCTGGGACTTCGGACGGCGGTGCTTACCCTTCGCGGGCATGGCGAATTCCTCTCCGTCGCCTGCGAGGTGAGCTGTCGGGTGCGGACTGGAGATGTCCGGCCGTGCTTGCGCACGGCTGTACCCCTAGCCGTTCCGGAGACCGGAACAGGCGGTGATTCCTGTGGGTCCCCCGCTCCTGCCGTGGATCGGGTCGGTACGCGGCTCCGGTCGGCGGCAGGATTGGGCGTCCGTCCGGATTGACGCCGAACGTAAGCGACTTGTGCCCACAGGTACAACCATTGGGACTTCCTGTGCGTCTTCCTCCCTGATCCTTACTTCAATTCACCATCACGCTCCGTAATAGACAGGTCTTGGGCGCATTCCAACCTCCCTGGAAATCCATACGAATTACGTGGACATGACGGCAACGGAACGTCACGAATATGACGCTGCTCACGCACCTACGACTCAGTAGGCTTTATTCCAGGCCTTGTTGGAATTACAGCTGCATTTCGGACAGATCGCTCAAGTGCGCCGAAGGCGGATAACTGTCGCATCGAAGTCACCACGCAGCCCCGTCCGCAATCCGTGATGCGCCAGCACGGCACCCCGGTACGTTTCGCCCGTTTCGCGGCACTCGTACGTCCCCGTCGGATCCAGCCCGCGCAGCCGGAGCGGGGCGAGCGGCTCACCGTAGTGCTGCGCCTGGAGCCAGGCGAGGACGACGACCTCGTCACCGTGGACGTACTGCACGGCACTCAGCCCCCCTGCGGGAGGACGCAGCCGATACAGGTCACCGCGCTGCACGACCGGCCGGATCTCCTTGTACAGCTGCACCCACTCCCGGGCCTCGGCCAGCTCCTCCTCACTCCACTCGGCGAGGTCACCGCCGACCCCGAGCACACCCGCCATGGCACTGACGAACCGGAACCGCAGCGAGCTGACCCGCCCGTTGAGCTGGTTGTTCGGGCTGTCGGTGACCCACGCGGCCATGGTCCGGGCCGGATGGATCTGGGTGAAGCCGTGCTGGATGGCGAGCCGGTCGAGAGGATCGGTGTTGTCGGAGGTCCACACCTGGTCCGTCCGCGCCATGACGCCGAGGTCGATCCGGCCGCCGCCGCCCGAGCACGACTCGAAGGCCACCCCCGGGTGCGCGGCCCGCAACCGGTCCAGCAGTGCGTAGAAGGCGTGCACGTGCTCGACCCACAGCTTCTGCGGATAGGGCTCACCGGGCCAGCCCGCGTCGGTGAAGCAGCGGTTGAAGTCCCACTTCACATAGTCGATCGGCGCGCTGGACAGGAGGGTGTCGAGCCGTTCCCAGAGGTATTCCTGGACGTCCTCGCGCGCGAGATTGAGTACGAGCTGATTACGCAGTTCCGTCCGCTTTCGCCCCGGTTGGAACTGTGCCCATTCAGGATGCGCCCGGTACAGCTCACTGTCCGGATTGACCATTTCCGGCTCGACCCAGATACCGAACTGCATCCCGAGGGCGTGCACCTGGTCGGCGAGCGGCCGCAGCCCCTTCGGGAAGCGGTCCGGATTCGGCGTCCAGTCGCCGAGGCCTGCCCGGTCGCTCGTCCGCGCCCCGAACCAGCCGTCGTCCACCACGAACAGCTCGACCCCCATGGCCGCCGCCCGCCGCGCGAGGGCCCCCTGCTGTTCCTCGGAGATGTCGAACTCGGTGGCTTCCCAGGAGTTGAAGAGCACCGGCCGGTCCTGGTCCGCGTCCGGGATGACATACGCCCGCTGGTACGCGTGCCAGGCGCGGCTCGCCCCGCCGAAGCCTCCGTCGTTCCACAGGCCGGCGAAGACGGGCGTGGTGAAGGTCTCCCCGGTCTCCAGCCTCAGGAGTCCGGACTCGTCGTATCCGGCGCCGCCGGTGATCTGCACGCGCGCGTCCGGAAGTTGGGCCACCGCGATCCGCCAGGAGCCCGACCAGCCCAGGGCGCAGCCGTAGACCTCGCCGCGCTCCTCGGTGGCGTCGGTGTCGAGGGCGACCCAGGGCAGGTGCTGGTGCCCGGTGTGCCCGCGCCGACTGCCGATGACCTTCTCGCCGTAGGTGAGGTCGGCGCGTACGAGCCGGGACTCGGCCGCCCAGCGCCCGTGCAGCTGGGAGAGGCGCCAGTTCTCCTCCGCGCGCGGCGGCAGCGTCCAGGTCGCCGAGTCTGCCCGCAGCAGCTCCGCCGCCGGGCCGTCGTTGACGAGAGTCACCCAGCGCTCGACCACGTCGTCGCGCATCCGGTAGTGCAGGGTGATCCCGAGTCCGTCGTCGGTGAACCGCAGCCGCAGCTCGTCGCCGTCGGCCTCGTACGTCCGGAAGGTCCACTCGGTGCCGCGCCGCTCGTCCGTGCGCACGGACAGTGCCGGTCGGGTGAAGCGGGGTCCGCCCTCGACGGGGTACTCCTCATGTCCGTCGACCGGGGCCTCGAACGGCCAGTACGGCAGCTGCTGCCGTACGGCCAGCTCCTCGGCGTCGGCGAGGGCGATCCGGGGACCCCAGTGCAGGTGCAGCAGCTCGTCGTTCTCGGTGAGCCGCAGGGCATAGCTGCTCCTGGACCCGGTGAGAAGCCAGGTCCGGCCGTCTGCTCCGATTTCCAACATCAAGCCCCCACAGATTCGAACAGGTGCGATCGGGCTTCAACATCATCGCAGGTCGCGGCGGGCGCTCGACGGCGCCTGTGGACAACCGCCGACGCATCGGCGGAGCGGCCTGTGGACAACCACTCCGGTGCCCTGGACCCGGCTGTGGACAACTCATTGGGGTACGCACGCATGTCGTATGGTCGAGTGCGCGCCCTCGACGTCGAGGGCGCGCCCGTCGGCGCTCGGCGCGGACGGCCGGATGGGAGGGGAGCCCCAGTGACGCAGCAGATCCCGTCGACCGAACCCGAGCTGACCGGAGTGCGCAATTTCCGCGATGTGGGCGGTCTGCCGACCGTGGACGGCCGGCGGGTGCGTCACGGGGTGCTGTTCCGCAGCGGCCACCTGGCCCACGCGACCGACGAGGACGCCGCGTTCCTGGCCTCCCTGGGCCTGCACACGATCTTCGACTTCCGCAACGCGGCCGACCAGAAGCTGGAGGGCCCGGACGTCGAGCTGCCCGGCGTCCTCAACGTGAACCTGCCGCTGAGCGACCCGGCGGACGGCGCCGAGTTCTGGAAGCTGGTCCGCGACGGCGACCTGGACCAGCTGCGCGCACTGCTGGACGACGGCAAGGCGGCAGGCCGGATGATCGCCTCGTACCGGACGATCATCAAGCAGCGCACGGCGGAGCACTCCCGGGTGCTGCACGCCCTGGCCGAGGACAGCGTGCCGGCGCTGATGCACTGCGCGGCGGGCAAGGACCGTGCGGGGCTCTCCGTCGCCATCACCCTGCTGGCCCTGGGTGTGGAGCACGAGGCCATCGTCGCCGACTACCTGGAGTCGAACGCCAAGCACCGCCGCTACAAGGTGCACCGCAGCAGCACCGCGGCGAACGCCTATTCCCCGGAGGTCATGGAGCTGCTGAGCCCGCTCTTCGACGCCCGCGCCGAGTACCTGAAGGCGGCCTTCGACACCGTCGAGGAGACCTGGGGGGATGTGGACAGGTACCTGGAGCAGGGGTTGAAGGTCACCCCGGAGACCCGGGAGCGGCTGCGCGAGCGCCTGCTGGACTAGGGTGTCTCGCCCGTCCCGACGGTCGGGTCACTGGTTGGCGCCCACCTCGAACAGCAGATAGATGAAGGCCGCGAAGACATGGCCGACCGCGATGTAGATGATGAGCCGCACCCACAGGGCGCGGGGGAACTTCTCTTCCAGGTCGGTCATGGCGTCTCTCCGGAGGTGGTCGGCCCGAGGCACAGCGCGGCGGTCGGGCTCTGCAGGAGGGTGTGGACGAACAGGAGGTCGGCGC
The DNA window shown above is from Streptomyces akebiae and carries:
- a CDS encoding tyrosine-protein phosphatase, translated to MTQQIPSTEPELTGVRNFRDVGGLPTVDGRRVRHGVLFRSGHLAHATDEDAAFLASLGLHTIFDFRNAADQKLEGPDVELPGVLNVNLPLSDPADGAEFWKLVRDGDLDQLRALLDDGKAAGRMIASYRTIIKQRTAEHSRVLHALAEDSVPALMHCAAGKDRAGLSVAITLLALGVEHEAIVADYLESNAKHRRYKVHRSSTAANAYSPEVMELLSPLFDARAEYLKAAFDTVEETWGDVDRYLEQGLKVTPETRERLRERLLD
- a CDS encoding alpha-galactosidase; its protein translation is MLEIGADGRTWLLTGSRSSYALRLTENDELLHLHWGPRIALADAEELAVRQQLPYWPFEAPVDGHEEYPVEGGPRFTRPALSVRTDERRGTEWTFRTYEADGDELRLRFTDDGLGITLHYRMRDDVVERWVTLVNDGPAAELLRADSATWTLPPRAEENWRLSQLHGRWAAESRLVRADLTYGEKVIGSRRGHTGHQHLPWVALDTDATEERGEVYGCALGWSGSWRIAVAQLPDARVQITGGAGYDESGLLRLETGETFTTPVFAGLWNDGGFGGASRAWHAYQRAYVIPDADQDRPVLFNSWEATEFDISEEQQGALARRAAAMGVELFVVDDGWFGARTSDRAGLGDWTPNPDRFPKGLRPLADQVHALGMQFGIWVEPEMVNPDSELYRAHPEWAQFQPGRKRTELRNQLVLNLAREDVQEYLWERLDTLLSSAPIDYVKWDFNRCFTDAGWPGEPYPQKLWVEHVHAFYALLDRLRAAHPGVAFESCSGGGGRIDLGVMARTDQVWTSDNTDPLDRLAIQHGFTQIHPARTMAAWVTDSPNNQLNGRVSSLRFRFVSAMAGVLGVGGDLAEWSEEELAEAREWVQLYKEIRPVVQRGDLYRLRPPAGGLSAVQYVHGDEVVVLAWLQAQHYGEPLAPLRLRGLDPTGTYECRETGETYRGAVLAHHGLRTGLRGDFDATVIRLRRT
- a CDS encoding DUF6126 family protein, encoding MTDLEEKFPRALWVRLIIYIAVGHVFAAFIYLLFEVGANQ